From the genome of Kaistella daneshvariae, one region includes:
- a CDS encoding ABC-three component system middle component 6, which produces MIVNKNINPERDLYYLGGKVIEILDNSNNAKFDYFELYSTLIKNHDISINLFTLVLDWLFILGAVKKDKKGLLEKCF; this is translated from the coding sequence ATGATAGTCAATAAGAATATAAACCCCGAAAGAGATTTGTATTATTTGGGTGGGAAGGTAATAGAAATATTAGATAACTCAAATAATGCAAAATTTGATTATTTTGAGTTATATAGTACCCTAATTAAGAATCATGATATTTCTATCAATTTATTCACGTTGGTATTAGATTGGTTATTTATTTTAGGCGCAGTAAAAAAAGATAAAAAAGGTTTGTTAGAAAAATGTTTTTAA